Proteins encoded in a region of the Persephonella hydrogeniphila genome:
- the gmhA gene encoding D-sedoheptulose 7-phosphate isomerase, which translates to MEDFIIDIFEESARLKKEFVYEHSEAILNLGILMAKRLKMGYKVMICGNGGSAADAQHFAAEIVGRFEKERKGYPAIALTTDTSALTAIGNDYGFEYIFSRQVEALGQKGDILIGISTSGNSENVIRAVEVAKEIGIFTVGFLGKDGGKLKDIVDTAFIVPHEKTARIQEVHLTLEHALCNVIDLYITGEITQEI; encoded by the coding sequence ATGGAAGACTTTATCATTGATATATTTGAAGAAAGTGCAAGGCTAAAAAAAGAGTTTGTTTATGAGCATTCGGAAGCCATCCTGAATCTTGGTATTTTAATGGCTAAAAGACTGAAGATGGGGTACAAGGTCATGATTTGTGGTAATGGAGGCTCTGCTGCAGATGCTCAGCATTTTGCTGCCGAGATTGTAGGTAGATTTGAGAAAGAGAGAAAAGGTTATCCAGCAATAGCTTTAACAACCGATACTTCAGCATTAACAGCAATAGGAAATGATTATGGATTTGAGTATATATTCTCAAGACAGGTTGAGGCATTAGGTCAGAAAGGAGATATACTCATTGGAATATCAACAAGTGGTAATTCAGAAAATGTTATCAGAGCTGTAGAAGTAGCCAAAGAAATAGGGATTTTTACTGTGGGATTTTTAGGAAAAGATGGAGGAAAGCTAAAGGATATTGTAGATACAGCATTTATAGTTCCTCACGAAAAAACAGCAAGAATACAGGAAGTTCATCTGACTCTTGAACACGCATTATGCAATGTAATTGATCTGTATATTACAGGAGAGATCACTCAAGAGATATGA
- a CDS encoding tetratricopeptide repeat protein, translating into MSKTGKFLREKEEFTEQEQADIHPFSQVKPKKRKKYLIVALAISTLTIYAFIGYLFFKDFSKEKTVPQEKKTEPVVEKVEHKKEIKKIPIKEFSLDLSDLKKDIRSSLLSEEIPPVSFYKKSENKLSKYNYYILKAKKAEINGRYIDAISFYKKAWSINKKDPEILYRIALLHFKIGYYKGTEKYLKRYLKIKKKDAKALLLLGKSYEKMGNNKKAKLILEEAYFLYPENKDILENLGKLYEKENALIIAKDIYKILADMGYLEGKLGLARVYEKLNDKKSALKIYRELYQNPNISEQLRTKIENKIISLE; encoded by the coding sequence TTGAGCAAAACCGGAAAATTTCTTAGAGAAAAAGAGGAATTTACAGAACAGGAGCAGGCTGATATACATCCTTTCAGTCAGGTTAAACCTAAAAAAAGAAAGAAATACCTGATCGTAGCTCTTGCCATTTCTACCTTAACAATCTATGCATTTATTGGATATCTTTTTTTTAAAGATTTTTCAAAAGAAAAAACAGTTCCACAAGAAAAAAAGACAGAACCTGTTGTAGAAAAGGTAGAACATAAAAAAGAAATCAAAAAAATTCCTATAAAAGAGTTTTCACTGGATCTGTCAGACCTAAAAAAAGATATAAGAAGCTCTCTGTTATCTGAAGAGATACCTCCCGTTTCTTTTTATAAAAAATCAGAAAACAAACTTTCAAAATACAACTACTATATTCTCAAAGCCAAGAAAGCTGAAATAAACGGTAGATATATAGATGCCATAAGCTTTTACAAAAAAGCATGGAGTATAAATAAAAAAGATCCTGAAATTTTATACAGAATAGCCCTTCTCCATTTCAAAATCGGATACTATAAAGGAACCGAAAAATATTTAAAAAGATATCTCAAAATAAAGAAAAAAGATGCAAAGGCTCTTCTCTTATTAGGAAAATCTTATGAAAAGATGGGAAATAACAAAAAAGCAAAGCTTATTTTAGAAGAAGCATACTTTCTTTACCCTGAAAATAAGGATATCCTTGAAAACTTAGGAAAACTGTATGAAAAAGAAAACGCACTTATTATTGCAAAAGACATATACAAAATCCTTGCAGACATGGGTTATTTAGAAGGAAAATTAGGACTTGCACGTGTGTATGAAAAATTAAATGATAAAAAATCAGCCTTAAAAATCTACAGAGAACTGTACCAGAATCCCAACATTTCTGAGCAGCTTAGAACGAAAATAGAAAACAAGATCATATCTCTTGAGTGA
- a CDS encoding MFS transporter, translating into MKNSHLTAVIIINLLTFLISVSYEMVFTVLPFFLVNTIGVSMVIIGLIEGGYDLITNFVKIFSGYWSDFFSKRKILFISILFSIISRFYFIFGKKWDDMLIAVSSEAVSEGIQVPVSDTILSSEKKEKLGRIFGINRTVEGVGSFIGIVIAFIYTLYFLESTPYQTYFYFSIIPLVISLFLIFFLKEKKKVRTYHIPIVSWEVFFPKYLILFFILSFANFGYSFYILKIYGDNLSETETIGVYIIFSVIIAAASYISGKFYDRFGEKRFLEITSILFFVSHLLMINLPVAGFIIFAFADAFLEIGTWATIGRKVKFRKGFVFGTYHFTVGFSSLIAGLMAGYFWDSIGAEAPFIMGTVASIVAFFAIRRYF; encoded by the coding sequence ATGAAAAACAGTCATTTAACCGCTGTCATAATCATTAACCTGTTGACATTTTTGATATCTGTTTCTTATGAGATGGTTTTTACAGTGCTACCTTTTTTCCTTGTAAATACCATCGGTGTATCTATGGTAATAATCGGTTTGATTGAAGGAGGTTATGATCTGATAACAAATTTTGTAAAGATATTTTCTGGATATTGGTCTGATTTTTTCAGTAAAAGAAAGATACTGTTTATAAGTATACTTTTCTCTATAATATCGAGATTTTATTTCATTTTTGGGAAAAAATGGGATGATATGTTGATTGCTGTATCTTCAGAAGCTGTATCTGAGGGTATTCAGGTACCTGTATCAGACACCATCCTGTCTTCTGAAAAGAAAGAAAAGTTAGGAAGAATTTTTGGCATTAATAGAACTGTAGAAGGTGTAGGATCTTTTATAGGAATAGTAATAGCTTTTATATATACACTTTATTTCTTGGAAAGTACTCCTTATCAGACCTACTTTTATTTTTCTATAATTCCCCTTGTTATTTCTTTATTTTTAATTTTCTTCTTGAAAGAAAAGAAAAAAGTTAGAACATACCACATTCCTATAGTTTCATGGGAAGTATTTTTCCCTAAGTATCTGATTTTATTTTTTATACTGTCCTTTGCCAATTTTGGATACTCATTTTATATTCTGAAAATATATGGAGACAATCTCAGCGAAACAGAAACAATAGGTGTTTACATCATATTTTCTGTTATCATTGCTGCTGCTTCTTATATAAGCGGAAAATTTTACGACAGATTCGGAGAAAAAAGATTCCTTGAGATAACAAGTATTTTATTTTTTGTATCCCATCTGTTAATGATAAATCTTCCGGTTGCTGGCTTTATTATCTTTGCTTTTGCAGATGCCTTTCTTGAGATAGGAACATGGGCAACCATAGGAAGAAAAGTAAAATTCAGGAAAGGATTTGTCTTCGGGACTTACCACTTTACTGTTGGTTTTTCTTCTCTTATTGCTGGATTGATGGCAGGATATTTCTGGGATAGTATTGGAGCCGAAGCTCCTTTTATTATGGGGACAGTAGCATCTATCGTTGCATTTTTTGCCATCAGAAGATATTTTTAG
- a CDS encoding ATP-binding protein, translating to MKQIGICVGSTRPNRVNFITEQLVRIGQFVTLFYKDGGEEKRLLGMIQSLERDNPYLHENIKTIQQAEGIKRFSEKENIIRGEVHILGEIVDTGDEIFLQIPRTPPLPAAEVYEAEPELLKKVFGAKSKKFVRIGRLLSEKEEVPVYINIEQVVLRHLAILAVTGAGKSNTVSVLLKNIINLGGTVAVFDFHGEYSKSKLTRNGKSAINLIHPLINPASLKPKEFASFIGIKQNAYVQFRYFRMAYEHLINQLREEKGDNWQVHIKTADFLKRLKDTIESISDPESELGKRIKGKPREDSLFEVLNKLEDMELELGHIIKLGVPPLIENIKPGMVNIFDFSELDEDVADAIASNILRWALEERKKAVRQGESRLPFPLMIVIEEAHILAGEKRNTESKYYIARIAREGRKFGLGITVVTQRPKGLDKEILSQMNNMIILKLVEPEDQKHVQRASESLSQELMEYLPGLNPGEAIIIGNMTKLPLLVKIDKAEEKVEGQDIDVVGKWEEILEKEKSSVDDILSELDNL from the coding sequence ATGAAACAAATAGGTATCTGTGTAGGTTCTACAAGACCTAACAGGGTAAATTTCATAACAGAGCAGCTTGTTAGGATTGGACAGTTTGTTACACTTTTTTATAAAGATGGGGGAGAGGAAAAAAGACTTCTGGGAATGATTCAGAGTTTAGAAAGGGATAACCCATACTTACATGAAAACATAAAAACAATCCAGCAGGCAGAGGGTATAAAAAGATTTTCAGAAAAGGAAAATATAATAAGAGGAGAAGTCCATATATTGGGAGAAATTGTAGATACAGGAGATGAGATATTTCTCCAGATACCCAGAACACCCCCTCTTCCTGCAGCTGAAGTATACGAAGCAGAGCCTGAGCTTTTAAAAAAAGTTTTTGGAGCCAAAAGTAAAAAGTTTGTAAGGATAGGAAGACTACTCTCAGAAAAAGAAGAAGTACCTGTGTATATAAATATAGAGCAGGTAGTTTTGAGACATCTTGCGATTCTTGCTGTTACAGGAGCAGGTAAATCGAATACAGTTTCGGTTTTACTGAAAAATATAATAAACCTTGGGGGGACAGTTGCCGTTTTTGATTTTCACGGTGAGTACTCAAAATCAAAACTGACAAGAAACGGCAAATCCGCAATTAATCTAATACATCCCTTGATTAATCCTGCATCATTAAAACCTAAAGAGTTTGCTTCTTTTATAGGAATAAAGCAGAATGCCTACGTACAGTTCAGATACTTTAGAATGGCTTATGAGCATCTTATAAATCAGCTAAGAGAGGAAAAAGGAGATAACTGGCAGGTGCATATAAAAACAGCAGATTTCTTAAAAAGACTTAAAGATACAATAGAATCAATATCTGATCCTGAAAGTGAGTTAGGTAAGAGAATAAAGGGAAAACCAAGGGAAGACTCACTTTTTGAGGTTCTAAATAAGCTTGAGGATATGGAGCTTGAACTTGGACATATTATAAAGTTAGGTGTTCCTCCTCTTATAGAGAATATAAAACCAGGAATGGTTAATATATTTGATTTTTCTGAGCTTGATGAAGATGTGGCTGATGCAATAGCTTCAAATATTCTCCGGTGGGCACTTGAAGAAAGAAAGAAAGCTGTCAGGCAGGGAGAATCAAGACTTCCTTTTCCTCTTATGATTGTTATTGAGGAAGCCCATATTCTTGCCGGTGAGAAAAGGAATACAGAATCAAAATACTACATAGCACGGATTGCAAGGGAAGGAAGAAAGTTTGGTCTTGGAATTACTGTTGTAACACAGAGACCTAAAGGGCTTGATAAAGAAATACTATCACAGATGAACAATATGATAATCCTGAAACTTGTGGAACCAGAAGATCAGAAACATGTTCAGAGAGCAAGCGAATCCCTCTCTCAGGAGCTCATGGAATACCTGCCGGGACTTAATCCGGGGGAAGCTATCATAATAGGAAATATGACAAAACTTCCTCTTCTTGTAAAAATAGACAAAGCCGAAGAAAAGGTTGAAGGTCAAGATATTGACGTTGTGGGAAAATGGGAAGAAATTTTAGAAAAAGAAAAATCTTCTGTGGATGATATTCTTTCTGAACTTGATAATCTATGA
- a CDS encoding phosphoribosyltransferase — protein MFDDREEAGKLLGEELKNFIKDKENAVILAIPRGGVPVAYWVSKKTGIPFGMVVAKKVAFPEDPEAAIGAAAPDGTFVLSDYISESSPRVSTAIEKAVQEAREKLNKYLSGKEPDVEDKTVIIIDDGIATGYTAIVAGMYAKKKGARKVILAVPVCPSDSINKVKKIFDEVICYHKVDSIFFAVGAYYRDFHQVSDEELLYYLNKAKEEGLLYL, from the coding sequence ATGTTTGACGACAGAGAAGAAGCTGGGAAGCTTCTGGGGGAAGAACTGAAGAACTTTATTAAAGACAAAGAAAACGCGGTAATTCTTGCTATTCCAAGGGGTGGAGTCCCTGTTGCATACTGGGTTTCGAAAAAGACAGGTATTCCTTTTGGGATGGTAGTTGCGAAAAAAGTAGCGTTTCCTGAAGATCCTGAAGCGGCTATTGGAGCCGCAGCCCCTGATGGAACATTTGTTCTTTCTGACTACATTTCTGAAAGCTCACCAAGAGTAAGTACTGCTATAGAAAAAGCTGTACAGGAAGCAAGAGAGAAACTCAATAAATATCTTAGTGGGAAGGAACCGGATGTGGAAGATAAAACTGTGATAATAATAGATGATGGTATAGCTACAGGATATACAGCAATAGTTGCAGGGATGTATGCAAAGAAAAAAGGAGCGAGAAAAGTGATTCTTGCTGTGCCTGTATGTCCTTCAGACAGCATTAATAAGGTAAAGAAGATATTTGATGAAGTTATATGCTACCACAAAGTGGATAGTATTTTTTTTGCTGTTGGGGCTTACTACAGGGACTTTCATCAGGTTTCAGATGAAGAATTATTGTATTATTTAAATAAGGCAAAAGAAGAAGGACTTTTATACCTTTAA
- a CDS encoding Tll0287-like domain-containing protein codes for MKRAGIITGVLAGLFFLGCGKTMYTNVDMPPKRVKLIKDFGEDASKMLLKELKKELKTALKTKGPVGAIDVCSKKALEITEEVAEEIGDIEIKRTSFKYRNPKNKPDSYEAEALRFFEKTLKETGKLPPYYIQKVNGEYRYYKPLKVQSVCLTCHGNPKEMDPKVLRKLKELYPQDKATGYKLGDFRGVIRVSIPEDVIKKSCL; via the coding sequence ATGAAAAGGGCAGGGATTATAACAGGAGTACTGGCAGGTTTATTCTTTTTAGGTTGTGGAAAGACAATGTACACAAATGTAGATATGCCGCCAAAAAGAGTTAAACTGATAAAAGATTTCGGTGAAGATGCCTCAAAGATGCTGTTAAAAGAACTGAAAAAAGAGCTTAAAACAGCTTTAAAAACAAAGGGTCCTGTAGGTGCGATAGATGTGTGTTCTAAGAAAGCCCTTGAGATAACAGAGGAAGTTGCTGAAGAAATAGGAGATATTGAAATAAAAAGAACTTCATTTAAGTACCGGAATCCAAAAAATAAGCCAGATAGTTATGAGGCAGAAGCCCTGAGATTTTTTGAAAAAACTCTTAAGGAAACAGGAAAACTTCCTCCCTACTACATACAGAAGGTAAATGGTGAATACAGATACTACAAACCTTTAAAAGTCCAGTCAGTCTGTCTGACATGCCACGGAAATCCTAAAGAGATGGATCCAAAAGTTCTGAGAAAACTAAAAGAGCTTTATCCTCAGGATAAGGCAACAGGATATAAACTTGGTGATTTTAGAGGTGTGATAAGAGTTTCTATTCCTGAAGATGTTATAAAAAAATCCTGTCTTTAA